GTGCCGTTGCAGTCCCAGATCTGCAGCCGGGTGCCGTCCGCGGTCGCGCTGCCGGGGGCGTCCAGACAGCGACCGGACGGCGGGTTGAGCAGGGAGCCGTCGGTACGCGGCCACCACTGCTGGGCCCCGGTGCCGTTGCAGTCCCAGAGCTGGACGGCCGTCCCGGCCGCGTCCGAACTCCCGCTGACGTCGAGGCACTTGCCGAGTGCCTGCAGGCTGCCGTCGGAGGCGGCCGTCCACTGCTGCGGGCCGCCTCCGTCGCACTGTCGGAGCTGGACGGCGGTGCCGTTGCCGGTCGCGCCGCCGGCCACGTCCAGGCACTTCGCGCCGGGGCCGGTGACCGGGCCGGTGGCCGGTACCGCCGGGCCGACGTCGAAGGACGGTGGGGCGTCGGCGCGGGCGCTGCCCCACGCGGGCTCCGGGTCCTCGCCGAGGGTCACAGCCACCGTCCCGCCGTGGGCGACGAACTCCTCACTGAGCCAGGAGCGCTGGACAGCGGCGCCGTCGACGGTGAGGGCGTGCACGTAGCGGGCGGACGCGGAGGCGGCCGGCGCGGCCACGTCGATCGTCGCGCCGTTGCCGCGCCGGATCGTGGTGGCGGGGAACAGCGGTGAGGCCAGGACGAGTTCGGAGCGCCCGGGCACGTCCGGGTACATCCCGAGGGACGCCCACACCACCCAGGAGGACAGCTCCCCCAGGTCGTCGTTGCCGGGCTCGCCGTCGGGCGCGTCGGTGAACAGCGTGGTCAGCGCCCGACGCACCACGTCCTGGGTGCGGTACGGGCGACCCGCGTAGGTGTAGGCCCACGGGGTGCCGAGCGAGGGCTCGTTGCCGAGGTAGGCCTGGGCGGAGTCCGGTCCGGCGTTGAGCCGCCCGAAGAAGTCGTCGAGTCGGGCGGCGGCGGCCGCGTCCCCGCCGGTGGCGTCGAAGAGGCCGCGCCGGTTGTACGGCACCATCCAGCTGTACTGGGCGGCGCTGCCCTCGACGAAGTGGTCCTGCTGCTCGGGCCGGAAGGCGGGCCAGGAGTGGTCGCGGTCGCGGGGGCGGAGGTAGCCGCCGCCGCTGTGGACCAGGTTGCGCCAGTTGGCCGAGCGGTGCATCAGGGTGTCGTGCGCGGCGGTGTCGCCGAGCCGGGCGGCGAGCTGGGCGAGCGCGAAGTCCGCGCTTGTGTACTCCAGGGTGGTGGCGGCGGCGCCCCAGACGCTGGCGTCGTCGGCCGGGATGTAGCCGATCGTGTCGTAGCCGTCGTGTCCCGGGCGCTCCCGGGGTCGCTGCGGCCGGCCTCGGCGATCCGCAGCAGGCCTGCCGCGTCGAAGTCGGTGCCGCCGAAGGCGTGAATGCTCGCCGCGATGATCGGCAGCGGGTCGCCGACCATGACGCCGGTGCCGCCGTTGGCCAGCGTCCAGCGGTCGAGGTAGCCCGCCCCGGCGCCCTGGTCGACGACGGACTGGGCGACGTCGGAGGCCCGCTCCGGATCGAGCAGGGCGAGCAGCTGGACCTGGGAGCGGTAGACGTCCCACCCGGAGAAGTCGGCGTACTGGGCATGGCCGGGCCGGGCCGTGTGGGTCGCGCCGTCGAAGCCGGGGTACCGGCCGTCGGTGTCACTGAGCACGCTGGGGTGGAGCAGCGAGTGGTAGAGCGCGGTGTACAGGACGCGCCGCTGGGCGGTGGTGCCGCCGTCGACGGCGATCCGGCCGAGCAGGGCGTTCCAGTCCGTCCGGGCGTCCGTCCTGATCCGGTCGATCCCGGCGGCGCCGTGCTGTTCGGCGGCGAGGTTGGCGCGGGCGCCGTCGGCGCTGACGAAGGAGATGCCGACCCGGGCGGTCACGGTGCGGTCGGCCCCGGTGTCGAAGGAGACCAGGGCCTTGGCGCCGGAAGCCGGGCGGGCGCTGTCCGGGTGCGGCGGCTGCGCGGCGGTGCGGCGTTCGCGGGCCTGTTCGGTGCGGGCGGGCTGCGGGGCGATGCCCGGGCTGCTGCCGGTGGCGGAGCGGCGACCGGTGTCGACGCCGTCGTGCCCGCCGGTGCGGACGATGCCCGCGCTGCTGAACGGGTGGTCGAAGACGGCGTGGAACCAGATCCGGTACCGGTTGCCGGTGCCGCAGAAGCCGCCGCTCTCGGTCCAGCCGTCGAGGCTGTCGGTACCGAGGGTGATCGAGCCGGAGGCGTCGTTGAAGGCCTTGCCGGCGTCGACGGTGAGCGAGGCGGTGTGGCCGGCCGGGTAGGTGAACCGGGCGATGCCGGTGCGCGGGGTGGCGGCGAGTTCGGTGCGCAGCCCGTTGCCGAAGGTCACGGCGTACGAGCCGGGGGCGATGGTCTCGTCGGCGTGCGAGAAGTCGCTGTGGTCCACGGGGGTGCCGTCGAGGACGGGCATGAACGGGGTGGTGCCGTAGTCGCCGCAGCCCGCGCCGGAGATGTGGGTGAGGCTGAAGCCGCTGATCCGGTGGTCGTCGTAGCTGTAGCCGCCGTGCTGGTAGGTGGCGGTGTCGGGGCTCCACTGGATCATGCCGAACGGCGCGGTGGCGCCGGGGAAGGTGTTGCCGGCGCCGCCGCCGTTGCCGAAGTCGGGCTGCCCCTGCCCCGTCCCGACGTAGGCGTTGACGTACTGCGCGGGATCGTCGGCGGTGACCCGGCCGGCGGTGGCGGCGCGGGCCGGGCCCGTGACGGCTCCGGCCGGCAGCGCCACGACGGCGGCGAGGGCGGCGGCGAGGGCGAGCGTGGGCAGGGTGGATCGGGAACGGTGCACGGAGCCTCCTGCGATCCGGTCGGCCTGGGATGCGCGGACGAGCGGACCGGCCCCGTACGGCGCGGGAGTGCCGCGCCGTACGGGGCCGGTCATCTGCTCGTCAGCTCATCGTGCGGTCCGCCGGGGGCGGCTCCGGTGCCGACAGGGCCGCATTCGCCCGGCCGGACCAACCCGCCGAGAATGCAGTCGTACTGTCGTACCGTCAGTCGGCCTGGACCGGCTCCAGCGAGCGGCGGCGGGTGTGCACCACCCGCGCCGCCACCAGGACGACGGCCGCGGCCACCAGCGAGAGCACCATCTGCATCCGCCCGTCGTGGTCGGTGAACATGTACGCCACCACGAAGCCGATCATGCCGATCGTCGCCCAGGTCAGGTACGGGTACAGCCACATCCGGACGGTGAGCCGCTCCGGGGACTCCCGCTCGATGATCTTCCGCATACGGAGCTGCGAGAAGCAGATCACCAGCCAGACGAAGAGCGCGACCGCGCCCGAGGAATTCAGCAGGAACTTGAAGACGCTGTCCGGGAACTCGTAGTTGAAGAACACCGCGACGAATCCGAAGACCACCGAGCAGAGAATCGCCGTGCGCGGCACACCCCGCCCGGTGACCCGGGCGAACGCCTTCGGCGCGTCGCCGCGCTGCCCGAGCGAGAACGCCATCCGGGACGCCGTGTAGAGGCCCGAGTTCAGGCAGGACAGCACCGCGGTCAGCACGATGACGTCCATCAGCCCGGCGGCGCCGGGGATGCCGACGTGCTGGAGCACCGCCACGTACGGGCTGCCGAGGACGTCCTTGGAGTCCCACGGGAGCAGGGTGACGACGATGGCGATCGAGCCGAGGTAGAAGATGCCGATGCGCCAGATCACGCTGTTGGTGGCCTTGCTGACGGCACGCTGCGGGTCGGGCGACTCGCCGGCGGCGAGGGTCACGATCTCGCTGCCCATGAAGGCGAAGACGACCGTCAGCATGCCGGTGAAGACGGCGCCGACGCCGTGCGGCAGGAAGCCGCCGCGGCCGAGCAGGTTCTCCGTGCCGACCGCGTGCGTGCCGGGCAGGACTCCCACCACGGCCAGCACGCCGATGACGATGAAGGCCGCGATGGCGACCACCTTGATGCCCGCGAACCAGAACTCGAACTCGCCGTAGGAGGCGACCGAGAAGAGGTTGGTGGCGGTCAGCACGGCCATCACCAGCAGGGCGAACGTCCACTGCGGCACGCCGGGCAGCCAGCCGTGCAGGATCTTCGCACCGGCGGTGGCCTCGACGGCGAGCACCACGACCCAGAAGAACCAGTAGAGCCAGCCGATGGTGAAGCCGGCCCAGCGGCCGAGCGCGCGGTCCGCGTAGGCCGAGAAGGAGCCGCTCTGCGGGTCCGCGGCGGCCATCTCGCCGAGCATCCGCATCACCATCACGACCAGCGTGCCGGCCAGGGCGTAGGAGAGCAGGATGCCGGGGCCGGTGGCGGCGATGCCCGCGCCGGAACCGACGAACAGGCCGGCGCCGATGACGCCGCCGATGGCGATCATGGACAGGTGGCGGTTCTTCAGACCGGCTTTCAGGTGGCCGTCCACAGGCGCCCCGGCATGGGTGGCCGAGGTCTCCTGCGGCGACGGCTGCAAGCGCGTCGTGGTGTCCGGGCGCATGGGTGTTCGCTGCCTTTCCGGTGCGGCGGGGGTGACCGCACACCCGCAGGAACGTAGCCCGGGAATCGGATTTCCGTAACCCTCGTGCGGAATTCACCACAATGATTTGAGGATTTTCTGAGCTTGCTGGGAATTGGAATTATGACACCCGCTGACATCTCTACCGGGGGGTCATCGGATATTCCGTTCGATGCCCGTCCCGGACGGCGGCCGCGTGTTGCGCGCCGCCCGGCCCGGCCCCGGCTGCCACCATGAGCAGCGACCTGCCCGACCCGCCGCACCTGGGGCCGCCCAATGAGCACCACCGTCCACCTCGCGCAGCAGCCGGAGGCCGACGAACTGCTGGGCCGCAGCCCGCTGGCCGCGCTGACCGGCATGCTGCTGGACCAGCAGGTCCCCATGGAGTGGGCGTTCACCGGCCCGTACACGATCGCGCAGCGGCTCGGCGCCGAGGACCTGGACGCCCATCGGATCGCCGCCGCCGATCCCGAGGAGTTCGCCGCGCTCTTCTCCGAGAAGCCCGCCGTGCACCGCTACCCGGGCTCGATGGCCAACCGGGTCCAGCAGCTCTGCCGGTACCTGGTGGAGCACTACGACGGCGACGCCGAGGCGATGTGGCGGGACGCGGCGAGCGGGCGGGAGCTGCTGAAGCGCCTGGGCGAGCTGCCCGGCTTCGGGAAGCAGAAGGCGCAGATCTTCCTCGCCCTGCTGGGCAAGCAGTACGGCGTCACCCCGGACGGCTGGCGGGAGGCGGCCGGGGCCTACGGCGAGGAGGGCTCGTTCCGCTCCGTCGCGGACATCACCGGACCCGACTCGCTGGTGAAGGTCCGGGCCTTCAAACAGGAGGCGAAGAAGGCGGCCAAGGCTGCGAAGGCGGCACGGGAATGATCCGCACGAACCGGTAGCGGTAGCGGATCTCGTGGTTGAAGTAGCGGCCCAGGCTGGGGGCCGCGAGCAGCCGGGCGACGACCGCCGACGGCACCCCGAAGTAGTGGTAGACGGTGCCGCCGACGAACTCGACCTCCAGCACCCGCCGGCCGGCGTCGTGGCCGACCGAGCGGAGACAGGTCGAGTCGACCGGCGCGCGCTCCATGACACCCAGGGTGCGCGCCGCCGGCGGCCGCGGCAAACGAGCGGCGGCCGCCCGGCGGACGGGGCTCAGCTCGCGGCGTACTCGACGGTCAGCAGCGCCCTGGCCACGGTGTGGAAGGTGATGTTGAAGCCGACCGCGGCGGCCGGGGTGTCGGGGGTGAGCCCGAGCGTGGGCACGTCCAGTGCGTGCACGGCGAAGACGTAGCGGTGCGCCGGGCCGGGCGGCGGGGCCGCGCCGTCGTACCGGTGGCCGGGGAAGTCGTTGCGGACGTGGAAGGCACCGCCCGGCAGGCCGCCGTCGGAGGCGCCCGCGCCGCGCGCCAGCGCGGTCGTTCCGACCGGCAGGTCCAGCGCCAGCCAGTGCCACCAGCCGCTCGCGGTGGGCGCGTCCGGGTCGTAGCAGGTGACGGCGAACCCGCGGGTGCTCTCCGGGAAGCCGGACCAGGCCAGCTGCGGCGACTCGTTGCCGAGCGCGTGGACGTGCGCGTCCGGCATCGTCGCGCCGTCCGTCAGGTCGCGGCTGGTCAGCTCGAAGGACGGAACCTTCGGCAGGAAGTCGTACGGCAGGGGCGGACGGGACGTCATGGCCGTGCACCTTCTTCTTCATCGCGCTGCGGAGTGAATGGACGGATGAGAGTCTAGGGAGCGGAGCCGCTCCGGCGCGGCACCGCGGCAAGGTATAGACCAATGCCGCGCCGCCCGGTTAGCGTGGGGACCGCACCCGCACCGCCTGCCCCGGAGCCGCCCCGTGGAGTCGTCCGTCCTCGCCTTCGCCACCGACCTGCTGGACGAGGGCGCCGACGCGTTCTTCGGGAACCTCGCCGACCGGGCCGGCGTCGGGGGCTGACCCTTGCCTCGGTCTATCACGAGGCCCGGGACGTCTTCCCGCACAACCCCCGGCGGGT
The Kitasatospora paranensis genome window above contains:
- a CDS encoding ricin-type beta-trefoil lectin domain protein; translated protein: MAVTLGEDPEPAWGSARADAPPSFDVGPAVPATGPVTGPGAKCLDVAGGATGNGTAVQLRQCDGGGPQQWTAASDGSLQALGKCLDVSGSSDAAGTAVQLWDCNGTGAQQWWPRTDGSLLNPPSGRCLDAPGSATADGTRLQIWDCNGTGAQRWTPPPAGARP
- a CDS encoding GH92 family glycosyl hydrolase, encoding MHRSRSTLPTLALAAALAAVVALPAGAVTGPARAATAGRVTADDPAQYVNAYVGTGQGQPDFGNGGGAGNTFPGATAPFGMIQWSPDTATYQHGGYSYDDHRISGFSLTHISGAGCGDYGTTPFMPVLDGTPVDHSDFSHADETIAPGSYAVTFGNGLRTELAATPRTGIARFTYPAGHTASLTVDAGKAFNDASGSITLGTDSLDGWTESGGFCGTGNRYRIWFHAVFDHPFSSAGIVRTGGHDGVDTGRRSATGSSPGIAPQPARTEQARERRTAAQPPHPDSARPASGAKALVSFDTGADRTVTARVGISFVSADGARANLAAEQHGAAGIDRIRTDARTDWNALLGRIAVDGGTTAQRRVLYTALYHSLLHPSVLSDTDGRYPGFDGATHTARPGHAQYADFSGWDVYRSQVQLLALLDPERASDVAQSVVDQGAGAGYLDRWTLANGGTGVMVGDPLPIIAASIHAFGGTDFDAAGLLRIAEAGRSDPGSARDTTATTRSATSRPTTPASGAPPPPPWSTQARTSRSPSSPPGSATPPRTTP
- a CDS encoding amino acid permease, whose protein sequence is MIAIGGVIGAGLFVGSGAGIAATGPGILLSYALAGTLVVMVMRMLGEMAAADPQSGSFSAYADRALGRWAGFTIGWLYWFFWVVVLAVEATAGAKILHGWLPGVPQWTFALLVMAVLTATNLFSVASYGEFEFWFAGIKVVAIAAFIVIGVLAVVGVLPGTHAVGTENLLGRGGFLPHGVGAVFTGMLTVVFAFMGSEIVTLAAGESPDPQRAVSKATNSVIWRIGIFYLGSIAIVVTLLPWDSKDVLGSPYVAVLQHVGIPGAAGLMDVIVLTAVLSCLNSGLYTASRMAFSLGQRGDAPKAFARVTGRGVPRTAILCSVVFGFVAVFFNYEFPDSVFKFLLNSSGAVALFVWLVICFSQLRMRKIIERESPERLTVRMWLYPYLTWATIGMIGFVVAYMFTDHDGRMQMVLSLVAAAVVLVAARVVHTRRRSLEPVQAD
- a CDS encoding HhH-GPD-type base excision DNA repair protein, which gives rise to MSTTVHLAQQPEADELLGRSPLAALTGMLLDQQVPMEWAFTGPYTIAQRLGAEDLDAHRIAAADPEEFAALFSEKPAVHRYPGSMANRVQQLCRYLVEHYDGDAEAMWRDAASGRELLKRLGELPGFGKQKAQIFLALLGKQYGVTPDGWREAAGAYGEEGSFRSVADITGPDSLVKVRAFKQEAKKAAKAAKAARE
- a CDS encoding KTSC domain-containing protein, which codes for MERAPVDSTCLRSVGHDAGRRVLEVEFVGGTVYHYFGVPSAVVARLLAAPSLGRYFNHEIRYRYRFVRIIPVPPSQPWPPSSPPV
- a CDS encoding YbhB/YbcL family Raf kinase inhibitor-like protein codes for the protein MTSRPPLPYDFLPKVPSFELTSRDLTDGATMPDAHVHALGNESPQLAWSGFPESTRGFAVTCYDPDAPTASGWWHWLALDLPVGTTALARGAGASDGGLPGGAFHVRNDFPGHRYDGAAPPPGPAHRYVFAVHALDVPTLGLTPDTPAAAVGFNITFHTVARALLTVEYAAS